The following proteins are co-located in the Microbacterium immunditiarum genome:
- a CDS encoding mycofactocin-coupled SDR family oxidoreductase, translated as MAGRVEGKVAFITGVARGQGRSHAIRLAQEGADIIGIDVLEEVPGAPYGPATQEDLAETVRQVEALDRRIVATKADVRDFGALKAAVDEGVAQLGRLDIVAANAGISTAMAPAEELSEEMWVDMVDVNLNGVWRTCKAAIPHLKASGGGSIIITSSDAGLFAFPNIAHYVSAKHGVVGLMRTLALELAPHMIRVNSVHPTVVDTPMVNNDATYRLFRPDLENPTAEDFKEAAAGINALPIPWVEAVDISNAVLWLASDEARYVTGVPLPVDAGAAVK; from the coding sequence ATGGCAGGAAGAGTCGAGGGCAAAGTCGCCTTCATCACGGGCGTCGCGCGCGGGCAGGGTCGCTCCCACGCGATCCGGCTCGCCCAGGAGGGCGCCGACATCATCGGGATCGACGTGCTCGAAGAGGTGCCGGGGGCGCCGTACGGGCCGGCAACGCAGGAAGACCTCGCCGAGACGGTGCGCCAGGTCGAGGCGCTCGACCGCCGCATCGTCGCGACCAAGGCCGACGTGCGCGACTTCGGCGCGCTCAAGGCCGCCGTCGACGAGGGCGTCGCCCAGCTCGGGCGGCTCGACATCGTCGCCGCGAACGCGGGCATCTCGACGGCGATGGCTCCGGCCGAAGAGCTGTCGGAGGAGATGTGGGTCGACATGGTCGACGTCAACCTCAACGGCGTGTGGCGCACGTGCAAGGCGGCGATCCCGCACCTGAAGGCGTCGGGCGGCGGCTCGATCATCATCACGAGCTCGGACGCGGGCCTGTTCGCGTTCCCGAACATCGCCCACTACGTGTCGGCGAAGCACGGCGTCGTCGGTCTCATGCGCACGCTGGCGCTGGAGCTCGCTCCGCACATGATCCGCGTCAACAGCGTGCACCCGACCGTCGTGGACACGCCGATGGTCAACAACGACGCGACCTACCGGCTGTTCCGCCCCGACCTCGAGAACCCGACGGCCGAGGACTTCAAGGAGGCCGCGGCCGGCATCAACGCACTGCCGATCCCGTGGGTCGAGGCCGTCGACATCTCGAACGCGGTGCTGTGGCTCGCCTCCGACGAAGCCCGCTACGTCACGGGCGTGCCGCTGCCGGTCGACGCCGGCGCCGCGGTGAAGTGA
- the mftD gene encoding pre-mycofactocin synthase MftD (MftD, an enzyme found in the mycofactocin biosynthesis locus, performs an oxidative deamination of 3-amino-5-[(p-hydroxyphenyl)methyl]-4,4-dimethyl-2-pyrrolidinone (AHDP). The resulting compound, now called pre-mycofactocin (PMFT), is a biologically active redox cofactor that can oxidize the non-exchangeable NADH of TIGR03971 family SDR-type oxidoreductases.) encodes MATGWFETVAEAQRRAKKRLPGSVYSALLAGSERGVTYEDNLKAFAELGFAPHVAGLSGERSLSTTVMGIDISFPVLISPTGVQAVHPEGEVAVARAAANRGIIMGLSSFASKPVEDVVAANPNTFYQMYWMGTRDVMLQRLERAKAAGAKGIIATLDWSFSNGRDWGSPWIPERLTLMAAMRFAPQAIVKPSWLWSFAKTGRVPDLTTPNLTLPGQQPPTFFGAYGEWMQTPLPTWEDVAWLREQWDGPFMLKGVSRLDDAKRAVDAGVTAISVSNHGGNNLDSTPAAIRMLPGIADAVGGQIDVLLDGGIRRGGDVAKALALGAKAVMIGRAYLWGLAANGQAGVENVLDILRGGLDSAVLGLGRSSVQELRPEDLWVPEGFTRELGKIPTAPKPRSPRPAVTRDPSKPKEKVAGGSA; translated from the coding sequence ATGGCCACAGGCTGGTTCGAAACGGTCGCCGAGGCGCAGCGACGCGCGAAGAAGCGCTTGCCCGGCTCGGTGTACAGCGCGCTGCTCGCGGGCTCAGAGCGCGGCGTGACGTACGAAGACAACCTCAAGGCGTTCGCCGAGCTCGGGTTCGCGCCGCACGTCGCCGGTCTCTCCGGCGAGCGGTCGCTCTCGACGACCGTCATGGGCATCGACATCTCGTTCCCGGTGCTGATCTCGCCGACCGGCGTCCAGGCGGTGCATCCCGAAGGAGAGGTCGCCGTCGCACGCGCCGCCGCCAACCGGGGCATCATCATGGGCCTCAGCTCGTTCGCGAGCAAGCCGGTCGAGGACGTCGTCGCGGCGAATCCGAACACGTTCTACCAGATGTACTGGATGGGCACGCGCGACGTGATGCTCCAGCGCCTCGAGCGCGCGAAGGCCGCCGGTGCGAAGGGCATCATCGCGACCCTCGACTGGTCCTTCTCGAACGGTCGCGACTGGGGCAGCCCCTGGATCCCCGAGCGCCTGACGCTCATGGCCGCGATGCGCTTCGCGCCGCAGGCGATCGTGAAGCCCTCGTGGCTGTGGAGCTTCGCCAAGACCGGCCGGGTGCCCGACCTCACGACGCCGAACCTCACGCTTCCCGGCCAGCAGCCTCCGACCTTCTTCGGCGCGTACGGCGAGTGGATGCAGACGCCGCTTCCCACGTGGGAGGACGTCGCGTGGCTGCGCGAACAGTGGGACGGCCCGTTCATGCTCAAGGGCGTCTCGCGCCTCGACGACGCGAAGCGAGCTGTCGACGCGGGTGTCACCGCGATCTCGGTCTCGAACCACGGCGGCAACAACCTCGACTCGACACCGGCGGCGATCCGGATGCTGCCGGGCATCGCCGACGCCGTGGGAGGCCAGATCGACGTGCTGCTCGACGGCGGCATCCGGCGCGGCGGCGACGTCGCGAAGGCCCTCGCGCTCGGCGCGAAGGCCGTCATGATCGGCCGCGCCTACCTGTGGGGCCTCGCCGCGAACGGCCAGGCCGGAGTCGAGAACGTGCTCGACATCCTGCGCGGCGGACTCGACTCCGCGGTGCTCGGTCTCGGACGCTCGTCGGTGCAGGAGCTGCGCCCCGAGGACCTTTGGGTCCCCGAGGGATTCACGCGCGAGCTGGGCAAGATCCCGACGGCGCCGAAGCCCCGCTCGCCGCGGCCCGCGGTCACGCGGGATCCCTCGAAGCCGAAGGAGAAGGTCGCCGGCGGCAGCGCGTGA
- the mftF gene encoding mycofactocin biosynthesis glycosyltransferase MftF (Members of this protein family, MftF, are glycosyltransferases, members of PF00535 (glycosyl transferase family 2). The encoding gene is found as part of the mycofactocin cassette, in Mycobacterium tuberculosis, many other Actinobacteria, and occasional members of other lineages. Mycofactocin itself, a putative redox carrier, is a heavily modified derivative of the C-terminal Val-Tyr dipeptide of the mycofactocin precursor MftA (TIGR03969).), with protein sequence MTLPDGFTVRLNRHTRVEDGGRVLIGGSPTRVARLKPAAITAFEGRELVVRDAATRALAEHLLATGIGDPVAGSLPPIPLSELTVVIPVHDRPAQLARLLASVPREVARVIVVDDASTRAEAVASVVAAHGAHLIPLDRNVGAAAARNAGLAAVETPFVAFVDSDVVLEDGCFEVLLRHFADPELAMAAPRVVGLDTERPNWITRYENARSSLDLGGQSASVRPRSPVTWVSSTCLVARVAHLGEGFDASMRVGEDVDLVWRLVDEGHRVRFEPAATVRHEHRTRLRTWLGRKFFYGTGAHLLAVRHPQDVAPVVLPPWGALVLALLFVQKRWSLPAIALTGVIVAGGIVKRLGHVRRPWPIASRLTINGMIAALGQGFALLLRHWWPVTVVLGVFSKTMRRAAAIAAVADVVWEFLRLKPKLDPVRFGVARRLDDVAYGGGVWWGALRGRSAKALLPAIIRTPKADTARAPRG encoded by the coding sequence ATGACGCTGCCTGACGGCTTCACGGTGCGCCTCAACCGGCACACCCGCGTCGAGGACGGCGGGCGCGTGCTCATCGGCGGCTCCCCCACGCGCGTCGCGCGGCTCAAGCCCGCCGCGATCACCGCATTCGAGGGGCGAGAGCTCGTCGTCCGCGACGCGGCGACCCGCGCGCTCGCCGAGCATCTCCTCGCGACGGGCATCGGCGACCCCGTGGCGGGATCTCTCCCGCCGATCCCCCTCTCCGAGCTCACGGTCGTCATCCCGGTGCACGACCGTCCCGCGCAACTCGCGCGCCTGCTCGCGAGCGTGCCGCGCGAGGTGGCGCGGGTCATCGTGGTCGACGACGCGTCGACGCGGGCGGAGGCCGTGGCATCCGTCGTGGCCGCTCACGGCGCGCACCTCATCCCTCTCGACCGCAACGTCGGCGCTGCCGCCGCGCGCAACGCCGGGCTCGCGGCGGTCGAGACGCCGTTCGTCGCGTTCGTCGACTCCGACGTCGTGCTCGAGGACGGATGCTTCGAGGTGCTCCTGCGGCACTTCGCCGACCCCGAGCTCGCGATGGCGGCGCCGCGCGTCGTCGGGCTCGACACCGAGCGGCCGAACTGGATCACGCGGTACGAGAACGCGCGATCGTCGCTCGACCTGGGCGGTCAGTCCGCGAGCGTGCGACCCCGGAGCCCCGTGACGTGGGTCTCGAGCACCTGCCTCGTGGCGCGCGTCGCGCACCTCGGCGAGGGCTTCGACGCATCGATGCGCGTCGGCGAGGACGTCGACCTCGTGTGGCGGCTCGTCGACGAAGGGCACCGCGTGCGGTTCGAGCCGGCCGCGACCGTGCGTCACGAGCACCGCACGCGTCTTCGCACGTGGCTCGGCCGCAAGTTCTTCTACGGCACGGGCGCACATCTGCTCGCGGTACGCCACCCGCAGGACGTCGCCCCCGTCGTGCTGCCGCCGTGGGGTGCGCTCGTGCTCGCACTGCTCTTCGTGCAGAAGAGGTGGTCGCTGCCCGCGATCGCGCTCACCGGCGTGATCGTCGCCGGCGGCATCGTGAAGCGCCTCGGACACGTGCGACGGCCGTGGCCGATCGCCTCCCGCCTCACGATCAACGGGATGATCGCGGCCCTCGGGCAGGGCTTCGCCCTGCTGCTGCGGCACTGGTGGCCGGTCACGGTCGTGCTGGGCGTCTTCTCGAAGACCATGCGACGGGCGGCGGCGATCGCGGCCGTCGCGGACGTGGTGTGGGAGTTCCTGCGCCTGAAGCCGAAGCTCGACCCCGTGCGCTTCGGCGTCGCACGGCGGCTCGACGACGTCGCCTACGGAGGCGGTGTGTGGTGGGGCGCGCTGCGGGGCCGGTCGGCCAAGGCACTGCTGCCCGCGATCATCCGCACGCCGAAGGCCGACACAGCCCGCGCGCCGAGGGGCTGA
- a CDS encoding VWA domain-containing protein, with product MTVEHGRIVPVPDESVDVDPQVRARARQIAARLAVPRARRDVTSRRGVGDLASVPYRGASDDIDLDRTIEVLAERPIPEDEDIIVRERVRTKRSVVLLVDVSGSMRGERIRTAAATVGALAGELHRDALGVIAFWSDAAILLSLGSEISPDRVLDALLRLPARGLTNVAFPLELAAKQLGLAPVRDARAILLSDCVHNAGPDPRPFAARLPRLDVLLDVSGENDLELGRELAARGRGLCRVIRSHRDVAPALSAMFAE from the coding sequence GTGACCGTCGAGCACGGACGCATCGTGCCGGTGCCCGATGAATCTGTCGACGTCGATCCGCAGGTGCGCGCGCGGGCGCGGCAGATCGCGGCGCGCCTCGCCGTGCCGCGCGCGCGACGCGATGTGACATCGCGCCGCGGCGTCGGCGACCTCGCGAGCGTGCCCTACCGCGGGGCATCCGACGACATCGACCTCGACCGCACGATCGAGGTGCTCGCCGAGCGGCCGATCCCCGAGGACGAGGACATCATCGTCCGCGAGCGCGTGCGCACGAAGCGGTCGGTCGTGCTGCTCGTCGACGTGTCGGGCTCGATGCGCGGCGAGCGGATCCGCACGGCCGCGGCGACGGTGGGCGCGTTGGCGGGTGAGCTGCACCGCGACGCGCTGGGCGTGATCGCGTTCTGGTCGGATGCCGCGATCCTCCTGAGCCTAGGCAGCGAGATCTCACCCGACCGCGTGCTCGACGCGTTGCTGCGGCTGCCCGCGCGCGGGCTCACGAACGTCGCGTTCCCGCTCGAGCTCGCCGCGAAGCAGCTCGGGCTCGCGCCCGTGCGCGACGCGCGCGCGATCCTCCTGTCGGACTGCGTGCACAACGCCGGGCCAGACCCGCGGCCGTTCGCCGCGCGGCTCCCGCGGCTCGATGTGCTGCTCGATGTGTCCGGCGAGAACGACCTGGAGCTCGGGCGCGAGCTCGCGGCGCGCGGGCGGGGACTGTGCCGGGTCATCCGCAGCCACCGCGATGTCGCGCCGGCTCTCAGCGCGATGTTCGCGGAGTGA
- a CDS encoding helix-turn-helix domain-containing protein, which yields MTPADDDGPSGIHCRLDELLEERGMTLTRLSELVGVSVVNLSILKNDRARAIRYSTLAAICRALDCEVGDLLVRAD from the coding sequence ATGACCCCCGCCGACGACGACGGCCCGTCCGGCATCCACTGCCGACTCGACGAGCTGCTCGAGGAGCGCGGCATGACCCTCACGCGCCTCTCGGAGCTCGTGGGAGTCTCGGTGGTGAACCTCTCGATCCTCAAGAACGACCGCGCGCGGGCCATCCGCTACTCGACGCTGGCGGCGATCTGCCGCGCCCTCGACTGCGAGGTCGGCGACCTGCTCGTGCGGGCGGACTGA
- a CDS encoding AAA family ATPase: MSETDAATVASGEHTLPGGDAASLRESRERIARHIVGRERELELTLAAVAAGRDIVLEGPPGTSKTTMLTAITEEWGIPLLFVEGNADLTPAKLVGHHNPARVLREDYSADNFVPGPLVEAMQQGGFLYIEEFNRAPEDTLNTLLTAMADRSIAVPRVGRIRALPTFRVIASMNPYDNVGTTRLSTSVHDRLNRLAVDYQSAEAEEQIVRLRTGASDPVGDRLVGDAVAVTRATREHEDVRQGSSVRGAIDTVLVAQRLAALRGLDDPEDADYPEMVFDAMIVALSGRIHLDEAAETTPERVLRELWEDRFILHPHQAAPG; encoded by the coding sequence GTGAGCGAAACGGATGCCGCAACCGTCGCTTCCGGGGAGCACACGCTTCCCGGCGGCGACGCCGCGTCGCTGCGCGAGAGCCGCGAGCGCATCGCGCGCCACATCGTGGGCCGCGAGCGCGAGCTCGAGTTGACCCTCGCCGCCGTGGCGGCCGGCCGCGACATCGTGCTGGAAGGACCACCGGGCACGAGCAAGACGACGATGCTGACCGCGATCACCGAGGAGTGGGGCATCCCGCTGCTCTTCGTCGAAGGCAACGCCGACCTCACCCCCGCGAAGCTCGTCGGGCACCACAACCCCGCGCGCGTGCTGCGCGAGGACTACTCTGCCGACAACTTCGTGCCGGGTCCGCTCGTCGAGGCGATGCAGCAGGGCGGGTTCCTCTACATCGAGGAGTTCAACCGCGCCCCCGAGGACACGCTCAACACACTGCTCACCGCGATGGCGGACCGCTCGATCGCGGTGCCCCGGGTCGGCCGCATCCGGGCCCTGCCCACGTTCCGCGTGATCGCGTCGATGAACCCGTACGACAACGTCGGCACGACCCGGCTCTCGACGAGCGTGCACGACCGGCTCAACCGGCTCGCGGTCGACTACCAGAGCGCCGAGGCGGAGGAGCAGATCGTGAGGCTGCGCACGGGAGCGTCGGATCCCGTCGGCGACAGGCTCGTCGGCGACGCCGTCGCCGTGACGCGTGCGACGCGCGAGCACGAGGACGTCCGCCAGGGCTCGAGCGTGCGCGGTGCGATCGACACGGTGCTCGTCGCGCAGCGCCTCGCCGCGCTGCGCGGGCTCGACGACCCGGAGGACGCGGACTACCCCGAGATGGTGTTCGACGCGATGATCGTCGCGCTGTCGGGGCGCATCCACCTCGACGAGGCCGCCGAGACGACGCCCGAGCGCGTGCTGCGCGAGCTGTGGGAGGACCGGTTCATCCTGCATCCGCATCAGGCCGCGCCGGGGTGA
- the mftE gene encoding mycofactocin biosynthesis peptidyl-dipeptidase MftE — protein MADSPHLASRTWPEVPRGLLLVPLGSTEQHGPHLPLSTDTFIAAAVADDLATRWRERGRAVIVAPPFVFGASGEHQGFAGTVSLGTAALAFALLEIGRSSSEWAERIVFVNGHGGNLEALRDAVPTLRSEGRDAAWLPCALERGADAHAGFDETSLMLHLWPAHVRLDLAEPGATAPIAELLPRLRTEGVKGVAPNGVLGDPSGASAEHGARLFAGLSDAAWRRLSTGTIADSGCLTPGPVG, from the coding sequence ATGGCCGACTCGCCGCACCTCGCCTCGCGCACGTGGCCCGAGGTGCCGCGTGGCCTCCTCCTCGTGCCGCTCGGCTCGACCGAGCAGCACGGCCCGCACCTGCCCCTCTCGACCGACACGTTCATCGCGGCGGCCGTCGCGGACGACCTCGCCACCCGCTGGCGGGAGCGCGGCCGCGCGGTGATCGTCGCGCCGCCGTTCGTGTTCGGCGCGAGCGGCGAGCACCAGGGCTTCGCGGGAACCGTCTCCCTCGGCACCGCCGCGCTCGCCTTCGCGCTGCTGGAGATCGGACGCTCCTCGTCGGAGTGGGCCGAGCGGATCGTGTTCGTCAACGGGCACGGAGGCAACCTCGAGGCGCTCCGCGATGCCGTGCCGACCCTCCGATCGGAGGGCCGCGACGCCGCATGGCTGCCGTGCGCGCTCGAGCGCGGCGCCGACGCGCACGCGGGTTTCGACGAGACTTCTCTCATGCTCCACCTGTGGCCCGCGCACGTCCGCCTCGACCTCGCCGAGCCCGGCGCGACGGCGCCTATCGCCGAGCTGCTCCCCCGGCTGCGCACCGAAGGCGTCAAGGGCGTCGCGCCGAACGGGGTGCTCGGCGACCCGAGCGGCGCCTCCGCCGAGCACGGCGCACGACTGTTCGCCGGGCTGTCCGATGCAGCGTGGCGCAGGCTGTCGACCGGAACGATCGCAGACAGCGGATGCCTCACCCCCGGGCCCGTCGGATGA
- a CDS encoding ATP-dependent Clp protease ATP-binding subunit, protein MFERFTDRARRVVVLAQEEAKMLNHNYIGTEHILLGLIHEGEGVAAKALESLGISLDAVREQVQDIIGQGQQQPTGHIPFTPRAKKVLELSLREALQLGHNYIGTEHILLGLIREGEGVAAQVLVKLGADLNKVRQQVIQLLSGYQGKEPAAVSGAAHDNPAQAQGGSQVLDQFGRNLTQAARENKLDPVIGREKEIERVMQILSRRSKNNPVLIGEPGVGKTAVVEGLAQAIVKNDVPETLKDKQLYSLDLGSLIAGSRYRGDFEERLKKVTKEIRTRGDIIVFIDEIHTLVGAGAAEGAIDAASILKPLLARGELQTIGATTLDEYRKHFEKDAALERRFQPIQVAEPSLPHAINILKGLRDRYEAHHKVQITDGAIVAAANLADRYISDRFLPDKAIDLIDEAGARLRLSILSSPPELREFDDRIAKVREQKEQASEDQDFEKAAALRDEEKSLLAERLRLEKQWRSGDVTSHAVVDEGLIAEVLAQATGIPVFKLTEEESSRLVFMEKALHQRVIGQEEAIAALSKTIRRQRAGLKDPKRPSGSFIFAGPTGVGKTELAKALAEFLFDDEAALISLDMSEFGEKHTVSRLFGAPPGFVGFEEGGQLTEKVRRKPFSVVLFDEIEKAHPDIFNSLLQILEEGRLTDGQGRVVDFKNTVIIMTTNLGARDIAGGPVGFQVEGDNSTSYDRMKGKVNEELKRHFKPEFLNRVDDIIVFPQLTKPELIQIVDLFTKRLGERLLDRDMTLELSMPAKEKLIEIGFDPALGARPLRRAMQREVEDRLSEKILHGELNSGDHVKVDVQDGEFVFESGPRGEKVAVGAGVRGEIAATPDIAASAG, encoded by the coding sequence ATGTTCGAGAGATTCACGGATCGTGCCCGTCGTGTGGTCGTGCTCGCCCAGGAAGAGGCGAAGATGCTCAACCACAACTACATCGGCACGGAGCACATCCTGCTCGGTCTCATCCACGAGGGCGAAGGCGTCGCTGCGAAGGCGCTCGAGTCCCTCGGCATCTCGCTCGACGCCGTGCGCGAGCAGGTGCAGGACATCATCGGGCAGGGTCAGCAGCAGCCGACCGGTCACATCCCGTTCACCCCGCGTGCCAAGAAGGTGCTCGAGCTCTCGCTGCGTGAGGCTCTGCAGCTCGGCCACAACTACATCGGCACGGAGCACATCCTGCTCGGTCTCATCCGCGAGGGTGAGGGTGTTGCGGCCCAGGTGCTCGTCAAGCTCGGCGCAGACCTCAACAAGGTGCGCCAGCAGGTGATCCAGCTGCTCAGCGGCTACCAGGGCAAGGAGCCCGCCGCCGTCTCGGGCGCTGCCCACGACAACCCTGCGCAGGCCCAGGGAGGCTCGCAGGTGCTCGACCAGTTCGGGCGCAACCTCACTCAGGCCGCACGCGAGAACAAGCTCGACCCGGTCATCGGGCGCGAGAAGGAGATCGAGCGCGTCATGCAGATCCTGTCGCGCCGGTCGAAGAACAACCCCGTCCTCATCGGCGAGCCCGGCGTCGGCAAGACCGCCGTCGTGGAGGGTCTCGCCCAGGCGATCGTCAAGAACGACGTCCCCGAGACGTTGAAGGACAAGCAGCTCTACTCGCTCGACCTCGGCTCGCTCATCGCCGGATCCCGCTACCGCGGTGACTTCGAGGAGCGCCTGAAGAAGGTCACGAAGGAGATCCGCACGCGCGGCGACATCATCGTCTTCATCGACGAGATCCACACACTCGTGGGTGCGGGTGCCGCCGAGGGGGCGATCGACGCCGCGTCTATCCTCAAGCCGCTGCTCGCACGCGGCGAGCTGCAGACGATCGGCGCCACGACGCTCGACGAGTACCGCAAGCACTTCGAGAAGGACGCCGCGCTCGAGCGCCGCTTCCAGCCGATCCAGGTGGCCGAGCCGTCGCTCCCGCACGCGATCAACATCCTCAAGGGCCTGCGCGACCGCTACGAGGCGCACCACAAGGTGCAGATCACCGACGGCGCGATCGTCGCGGCGGCGAACCTCGCCGACCGCTACATCTCGGACCGGTTCCTGCCCGACAAGGCGATCGACCTGATCGACGAGGCCGGCGCACGCCTGCGCCTGTCGATCCTGTCGAGCCCGCCCGAGCTGCGCGAGTTCGACGACCGCATCGCGAAGGTGCGCGAGCAGAAGGAGCAGGCCTCCGAGGACCAGGACTTCGAGAAGGCCGCAGCCCTGCGCGACGAGGAGAAGTCGCTGCTCGCCGAGCGACTGCGCCTCGAGAAGCAGTGGCGCTCGGGTGACGTCACGTCGCATGCCGTCGTCGATGAGGGGCTGATCGCCGAGGTGCTCGCCCAGGCGACCGGCATCCCGGTGTTCAAGCTCACGGAGGAGGAGTCGAGCCGTCTGGTCTTCATGGAGAAGGCGCTGCACCAGCGCGTCATCGGCCAGGAAGAGGCGATCGCCGCTCTGTCGAAGACGATCCGCCGCCAGCGTGCGGGTCTGAAGGACCCGAAGCGCCCCTCGGGCTCGTTCATCTTCGCCGGCCCGACCGGCGTCGGAAAGACCGAGCTCGCCAAGGCGCTCGCGGAGTTCCTCTTCGACGACGAGGCCGCGCTCATCTCGCTCGACATGTCGGAGTTCGGTGAGAAGCACACCGTCTCGCGTCTGTTCGGCGCCCCTCCCGGGTTCGTCGGCTTCGAAGAGGGCGGTCAGCTGACCGAGAAGGTCCGCCGCAAGCCGTTCTCGGTCGTGCTGTTCGACGAGATCGAGAAGGCGCACCCCGACATCTTCAACTCGCTCCTGCAGATCCTCGAAGAGGGTCGCCTGACCGACGGTCAGGGGCGTGTGGTCGACTTCAAGAACACGGTCATCATCATGACCACCAACCTGGGTGCGCGTGACATCGCGGGCGGCCCGGTCGGGTTCCAGGTCGAGGGTGACAACTCCACCAGCTACGACCGCATGAAGGGCAAGGTCAACGAGGAGCTCAAGCGCCACTTCAAGCCCGAGTTCCTCAACCGCGTCGACGACATCATCGTCTTCCCGCAGCTGACCAAGCCCGAGCTCATCCAGATCGTGGACCTGTTCACGAAGCGCCTCGGCGAGCGCCTGCTCGACCGCGACATGACGCTCGAGCTGTCGATGCCCGCGAAAGAGAAGCTCATCGAGATCGGGTTCGACCCGGCTCTGGGTGCCCGCCCGCTGCGCCGTGCGATGCAGCGCGAGGTCGAGGACCGCCTGTCCGAGAAGATCCTCCACGGCGAGCTCAACTCGGGCGACCACGTGAAGGTCGACGTGCAGGACGGCGAGTTCGTCTTCGAGAGCGGCCCGCGCGGCGAGAAGGTCGCCGTCGGCGCCGGTGTCCGCGGCGAGATCGCGGCGACGCCCGACATCGCGGCGTCGGCCGGCTGA
- a CDS encoding mycofactocin-coupled SDR family oxidoreductase, which yields MGRLDGKVAFITGAARGQGRSHAIRMAQEGADIIAIDLAKQIDTVPYGMATPDDLAETVRQVEALDRRIVASEADVRDYEGLKAALDEGVAQLGKLDIVSANAGIFSNATAEELTDEAWNDMIAVNLTGVWHTAKAAIPHLRANGGGSIIITSSTAGIKGFPNFVHYVASKHGVVGVMRTLALELAPDSIRVNTVHPTSVDTDMIQNDALYALFMPDLPEDQRTKDEFRGRMATMNALPVPWVEAVDISNAVLWLASDESRYVTGVQLPVDAGSTQK from the coding sequence ATGGGACGACTGGACGGAAAGGTCGCGTTCATCACGGGCGCGGCCCGCGGGCAGGGTCGCTCGCACGCCATCCGCATGGCGCAGGAGGGCGCCGACATCATCGCGATCGACCTCGCGAAGCAGATCGACACGGTGCCGTACGGCATGGCGACGCCGGATGACCTCGCCGAGACGGTGCGCCAGGTCGAGGCGCTCGACCGCCGCATCGTGGCGAGCGAGGCCGACGTGCGCGACTACGAGGGGCTCAAGGCAGCCCTCGACGAGGGCGTCGCCCAGCTCGGCAAGCTCGACATCGTCTCGGCGAACGCGGGCATCTTCTCGAACGCGACGGCCGAGGAGCTGACCGACGAGGCGTGGAACGACATGATCGCCGTCAACCTCACGGGCGTGTGGCACACGGCGAAGGCCGCGATCCCGCACCTTCGGGCGAACGGGGGCGGGTCGATCATCATCACGAGCTCGACGGCGGGGATCAAGGGATTCCCGAACTTCGTGCACTACGTCGCGTCGAAGCACGGAGTCGTCGGGGTCATGCGCACGCTCGCGCTCGAGCTCGCACCCGACAGCATCCGCGTCAACACGGTGCATCCGACGAGCGTCGACACCGACATGATCCAGAACGACGCGCTCTACGCGCTGTTCATGCCGGATCTGCCGGAGGACCAGCGCACGAAGGACGAGTTCCGCGGACGGATGGCGACGATGAACGCCCTGCCGGTGCCGTGGGTCGAGGCCGTCGACATCTCGAACGCCGTCCTGTGGCTCGCCTCGGACGAGTCGCGGTACGTCACGGGCGTCCAGTTGCCGGTCGACGCAGGGTCGACGCAGAAGTGA